The Streptomyces sp. NBC_01268 genome segment GTCACTCACTCCGCGCCGCCATCGTCGCACACGGCGTCAGGCTACTGTTCGAACCTCTGCGCGGCGACCGGGCAGATCACCCCTTGATCGACTCGATACCACGGGATGACTTGGGCATGACCGATCCTCGCACCTGTGGCGCGATCGGATCGCGGTGATTTCACGCCGATCCGGCGAAGTCGCCGCGCACCGGATCGACGCCACTTCGCCCCCGGAGAACTCACCTCGCACGCCAGAGGCCTGACGGACCGGCGATCCGGGCCCGGAGGGCATGGATCCGGTAGGAAAGAATCGCGCCGCCGGGGACCGGAATCCATCAGGTCCCCGACGGACGAAAGCGGCCAGTGGAGCGATTCGGACGCTCTACTAAGTTGATTCGTACACATGTCGAACGCACTACGAATCAACTTAGGACATTCTCCGTGCCGTTGCGGCGCCGCGTCAGATCCGTATCAGAAGCAGCTGTCGATCAGCCTCAGCCCCTGCTCCGGACTGAGCCGGGGATCGCACAGCGTGGTGTAGCGCCGTGTCAACTCCCTCTCGCTCGTGACGGCGCCGCCGACGCACTCGGTGACCTGCTCCCCCGCGGCCTCCAGATGGACACCTCCCGCGGGCACGCCCTGCTCCTCCAGCGTCCGCAGGAAGATCCGCACCTCCTCGACGAGCGTGTCGAGATGACGCGTCTTCAGGCCATTCGCAGCGGTGACCGTGTTGCCGTGCATCGGGTCGCAGAGCCAGACCGCCGGGTGCCCGGCCTCCCGTACCGCCGCGACCAGCCCCGGCAGCGCCTCCGCCGCCCGGTCCCGGCCCATGCGCGCGATCAGGACGAGCCGGCCCGGCGTGCGCTCCGGGTCCAGGAGCCCGCACAGGCGCCGCAGCGCGGCGGGGTCCGCCGTCGGGCCGACCTTGCAGCCGACCGGGTTGGCGAGGGTCGCGAGCATCCGCACGTGGACGGAGTCGGGATCGCGGGTGCGCTCCCCGATCCACGGCAGATGGGTGGAGGCCAGGTACGTCCCGAGGCGCGGGTCCTCGCGCAGCAGGCCCGCCTCGTAGTCGACGACCAGCGCCTCGTGGCTGGACCACGGCCCGAGGGAGGGGCCCTGGTGACCCGCCGCCTCCTCGGCCTCCGCCCGCGCGGACCGGTGCTCGTCCACCTGGCCCAGGACCCGGGACGCCGCCTGGTAGGCCCAGAGCATGCGGCGCGGATCGGCCTGCCGGGCGGCCCGGCTGGGCACCTCGGAGTTGACCAGGTGCCCGCGGAACGAGGGCAGCGTCCGGTCCTCGTACCGCTCCACCGGCTTCGACCGGGGCTTGGCGTACTGGCCGCCGATCCGGCCTACGCGCAGCACCGGGCGGCCGGTACGGGCCCCGATCGCCTCGGCGAACCGGTCCAGCATGTCGAGCCGGGCGCCGATCGCCTCGGGGTTGCACTCGTAGAAGCTCTCGGCGCAGTCGCCCGCCTGCACGACCAGCCATTCGCCGAGCGCGACCTTCGCGAGGCCGGCCCGCAGCCGCACCAGGTCGTCGGGGCGGACCAGGGCGGGCGCCGCGGTCAGCGCCTCCATGGCGGCCGGGTACGCCGGGTGGTCGCGCCACTGCGGGTTCTGGGCCGCGGGCTGCGCGGTCCAGCGGTGCAGGTCGGCATGGGGTGCGGTGGACGGGGCGGTGACCATGACTGACTCATTCATCGGCGTCACGGGCGCCCTCGGCGGGCCAGCCCTGGTGGGAGGTCGGAAGGGCGGACGCGGCGCACAGGGCCCCGGCCAGCACGGACTGCACCTGCGCGTACTTGACGGCCGACGCGTCGCCGGCCTGCCCCGGTACGGTGTGGAATCCGCCGTGCCGACGGTCGGCCAGCCGGTCGATCGCCGCCCGGGAGACGGCCGTGGCCCCGCAGTCGTCGTGACCGCGGGAGCGGAGCACCGCCCCGGCGAGCAGGAGGTGTGCGGCGTCGCCGCCGCTGATCCCCACCGCGTCCCCCCGGGAGGTGAAGTGACGGACCGTCACGGCCATGGTCCGGTGCGCGGCGTCGGCGTGCTCCGCCGAGTCGAGCAGCCGCGCGGCGTGCGCCAGCGCGAGCGCGATCCTCGGTTCACCACCGGGCGTGTGCAGCTCACGCGCCGCCCGGCCCAACGTCGTCGCCATGCGCGGGAGTTGTTCGGTGTCCACGTCGGGCTCGCCGAGCGCGTCGGCGATGGCCAGCGCGCGCAGCGCGGCGGCCGCGGTGAGCGGCGAGGGCGTGTCGTCGTCGGTCCGCTTCCAGTCCTCGCTGAGCGTGCCGGGGAACGCGCCGTCCCGGCAGGTGCTCAGGCAGCGGTTCAGCAGGTCGACGGCCCGGACCCGGGCGACCGGGTCGGAGGTGAACCGGCTGCCGACGAGCAGCGCCGTGGCCGCGTGGAACTGGTGGCGCAGGGTGCGGGCACGGCCCTCGGGCCGGACCCGCCAGGACCGGTCGGCCACCTCGGAGAAACCGGGCCGGCCGTCCCGGTCGAGCAGGGCCTCGAGCCCCTGGAGTGCGATCGGCAGCTCCTCCGGCGCGTTGTCGGCCAGCGCGAGCACCGCCGCGGACTGGTCGGTCAGGTGCTTGTGGCCGGTGATCGGGCTGCCGCCGGCCGCGGGGGCGGCCCGGTGCACGCCGCCTTCCCGTCGGTCCAGGAGGTGGCGGGCCAGCCAGCGCATGGCGGAGTGGCGGAGGAGTTCCGGCTGGGAGGTCCGACGGCCGGGCGGCCGTTCGGTACGGTCGGATGGTGTCTGGGGCATGGGGGTTCCTCGTCGTCCTCGTCCGTGGGCAAGGGGTTCCGGGGGTGTTCCAGGGTCTGGAGGTCGTCCAGGTTCTGGAGGTCTTCCAGGGTTCGGTCGGTCTTCCGGGGTCGGAGGGATTTCCGTGCTTCGGCGGGCTTCCGGGGCGGAGGGTGTTCCGGTCGGAGGGATTTCCGGGGTTCCGGGCATGTTCCGGGGTTCCGGGCATGTTCCGGGGTTCCGGGCGTGTTCCGGGGTTCCGGGGGTTCCGGGGATGATCCGCGGGCGTCGGCTCAGACGGCCACGGGGGCCACAGGGGCCAGAACTCCGCACAGCAACTCGCTGAGGATCCCCGGCCCGTGCTGGGTGAGCACGGACTCGGGATGGAACTGCACCGTCGCGAATCCGGGACCGCGCATCGCGTGGACCTGGCCGGAGACGGGGTCGCGGCTCACCTCGACCGGCCGGGACAGGCCCGGGAGTGCGAAGGCGTCCGCCGCGCAGACCGCGGCGAAGGTGTTGTAGAAGCCGACCAGCTCCTCCCCCCACGGCAGCCGCACCGGCAGCTGCACGCCCTGGTTGGGCCGGTCCCGGCGCACCAGGTCGAGGCCGAGGACCCCCGACACCACCTGGTGCCCGAGGCAGACCCCCAGGAAGGGGACGTCCTTGGCGAGCAGGCCGCGGACCGCGCGGCGCAGGGCCGCGATCTTCGGATCGGCCAGGTCCCGGGGGTCGCCGGGGCCGGGACCGACCACGGCGAAGTCGTAGGCGGCGGGGTCGGGGTGGTCCCGCCAGGAGCGCACCTCGACGTCGCAGCCGAGCGCCTCCATCTGGCGGGCCAGCATGGCGGTGAACGTGTCCTCGGCCTCGATCACCAGGCCGCGCCGCCCCGCGAGCTCCGGCGGGCGGTGCGCCGCGCCCCGTCCCGGCTCCAGCCAGAACCGGGCGAGCGAACGGTTGCGCTCGCCGAGCAGCGCGCGGACCTCGGGGTGCTCTCCCAGGAGCACGGGGGCGGTCCGGGCGGCCGGAACCACCGGTCCGGCGCCCACCGGGTGCGCCCCGGGGCCGGTCGCCGCCAGCCCGTCCACCCCTACCGCTTCCTCCGCCCCTTCTGCCTCCCCTGTCTCTTCTGCCTCTTGCACCCCTTCCGTCTCGCCCACCCCGAACGCCGCGAGCAGCCCCGCCGCCTTCGCGCGGGTCTCGGCGGCCTCGGCGGCCGGGTCGGAGAGACGGACCAGGGTGGCGCCGACGCCCAGGCGCAGCCGGCGTGCGGCATCGACCTCGGCGGTGCGGATCACGATCGCCGAGTCCAGCGCCACCTCGCCCGAGGCGTCCCGGCCGATCAGCGCGGCCACGCCGCTGTAGTAGCCGCGCCCGCCGCGCTCGTGCCGGGCGATGACCCGGCAGGCGTTCTCCAGCGGGCTGCCGGTGACGGTCGGCGCGAACAGGCTGCCGCGCAGGATCGTGTCGACGCCGGCCCGGGTGCGCCCCTCGATGAGGTACTCGGTGTGCGCGAGCCGGGCCATCTCCTTGAGGTACGGGCCCCGGGCGACGCCGCCGTCCGGGCAGAAGCCGGCGATCATCTTCAGCTCCTCGTCGACGACCATCAGGAGCTCGTCGGCTTCCTTCCGGTCGCGGAGGAACGCGGACAGGTCGGCGAGTTCGGGGCCGGCCGGCGGATAGCGGTAGGTGCCGCTGATGGGGTTCATGACGGCGGTGCCGGCATCCACGCTGATGTGGCGTTCCGGGGTGGCCCCGAGCAGCATGTGGTCCCCCGTGTACACGAGGAACACCCAGTACGCGCCCTGGCTCTGGGCGAGCAGGCGGCGGTAGACGGACAGGGCCTGCTCCGGGCCGAAGCCGGGGAGGTCCGCCGTGAAGGTGCGGTGGATGACGAAGTTGGCGCCCTCGCCCGAGCCGATCTCCTGCTTGATCACGTCGCGGACGATCGCCTCGTACTCCTGGTCGTCCAGGTCGAATCCGGCGTCGCGCAGCTCGACGGGGGTGCGCGGCAGGCGTCGCAGCAGTTCGTCGACGCCGACCGTCCCCTGCCTGCGTACCGTCAGGGTGCGGATCGGCGCGTGG includes the following:
- a CDS encoding anthranilate synthase family protein, with the translated sequence MSELLDLLLTRAARAAGTPGEGGKGGDGPVDAGGTPVPEAFALLYRPERTGDRVEILLGDPGTAGLLSELPLTEAESGAPEGAADGPDGPRHQVLALIPYRQITERGFVCQDDHAPIRTLTVRRQGTVGVDELLRRLPRTPVELRDAGFDLDDQEYEAIVRDVIKQEIGSGEGANFVIHRTFTADLPGFGPEQALSVYRRLLAQSQGAYWVFLVYTGDHMLLGATPERHISVDAGTAVMNPISGTYRYPPAGPELADLSAFLRDRKEADELLMVVDEELKMIAGFCPDGGVARGPYLKEMARLAHTEYLIEGRTRAGVDTILRGSLFAPTVTGSPLENACRVIARHERGGRGYYSGVAALIGRDASGEVALDSAIVIRTAEVDAARRLRLGVGATLVRLSDPAAEAAETRAKAAGLLAAFGVGETEGVQEAEETGEAEGAEEAVGVDGLAATGPGAHPVGAGPVVPAARTAPVLLGEHPEVRALLGERNRSLARFWLEPGRGAAHRPPELAGRRGLVIEAEDTFTAMLARQMEALGCDVEVRSWRDHPDPAAYDFAVVGPGPGDPRDLADPKIAALRRAVRGLLAKDVPFLGVCLGHQVVSGVLGLDLVRRDRPNQGVQLPVRLPWGEELVGFYNTFAAVCAADAFALPGLSRPVEVSRDPVSGQVHAMRGPGFATVQFHPESVLTQHGPGILSELLCGVLAPVAPVAV
- a CDS encoding 3-deoxy-7-phosphoheptulonate synthase yields the protein MVTAPSTAPHADLHRWTAQPAAQNPQWRDHPAYPAAMEALTAAPALVRPDDLVRLRAGLAKVALGEWLVVQAGDCAESFYECNPEAIGARLDMLDRFAEAIGARTGRPVLRVGRIGGQYAKPRSKPVERYEDRTLPSFRGHLVNSEVPSRAARQADPRRMLWAYQAASRVLGQVDEHRSARAEAEEAAGHQGPSLGPWSSHEALVVDYEAGLLREDPRLGTYLASTHLPWIGERTRDPDSVHVRMLATLANPVGCKVGPTADPAALRRLCGLLDPERTPGRLVLIARMGRDRAAEALPGLVAAVREAGHPAVWLCDPMHGNTVTAANGLKTRHLDTLVEEVRIFLRTLEEQGVPAGGVHLEAAGEQVTECVGGAVTSERELTRRYTTLCDPRLSPEQGLRLIDSCF